The Chitinophaga pinensis DSM 2588 region CTGCTCGGATTGAAATACTATGCCCTGTCAGATTCTATGGTGAAAAAGAGAGCGGCTCAACTGGCCACGGATAAAAAAGGTTCAGATAGTAAAGATACAGCGAAAGTGAAGGGAGCAGGTGTGATCCGTAGTCTGAGTGATTATACCGGCATGTATGTCAGTAAATCATTCGGCAGTTATGAGGTCGTTATTCAGAATGACTCTTTATTTGCATTGATTCCGCAGGAAAAGAATTATCTGAAGCATGTGGCTTATGATGTATTTCAGACGTATCAGGTAGATAAATACACAGGCATTGATACCACCGCACCAGGTTCAAGGATCAAATTCAACGCAGATATGAACGGCGATATTAATGAAACCGAAATTGATCTGGGGGTAAAAGATCCTGTACGTTTTAGCAGAACGCCCAAAATGGCTCCGCTTACAAAAGCAGCTTTAGAGAAATACCTCGGTGTTTATTCTTTTGGGGGAATGGAGGCAACTGTGCACATCAAAGGAGAAGATCAGCTGATGATGAATGTACCAGGACAAATGGACTTTACATTGGTGCCTGTAGATAAAAACAAGTTCGCCTTAAAGGAAGTAAAAGGGTTTACCGTAGAGTTCAGTCTGAATGACAAAGGAGAAGTAGTGTCACTGACTTCTATACAACCCAACGGCCGGTTCAAAGCAGACAAGAAAAAATAAACTGGTAATAACAGGTATAAAATAAGAGGAGGCTGTCCGCCATATTGGTAGACAGCCTCCTTTTATTTTATGCTTATACGGCGAACGTATTATTTGGCAGCAGTGATTCTGAATTCAAGATTTACCGCTGAGTTGATCAGTTTGTCCTGCATGGATTTATCAGCTCTGTAGGTCATTCCCCACAGCGTTCTGTCGATATTGAAATTGGCCATTGCTGTGATAGTGCCATTTTCAAACCTGATAATAGCAGGGAAGGAGATATTCTTAGTGATATTCTTGATCGTCAGATTACCCTGTACCGTATAATTTGCGTTCTTCATCAATACCTCATTACCCACAGAAGGCGTAAAGTCGCTGACATTGGTGATCTCAAACGTAGCTACCGGGAAATTTACCACATCGAAGAACAGCGGGCCTTTTAACTCATCTTCCAGTTTACGTTTCAGAGAAGTATCTGATTTGGACAGGTCGATATTTTCCAGGGAGTTCATACGGATAATGATGTTACCACCGGTGATGGCCGTGTCTTTTACCAATAACTTTCCTTCCTGCAGTGTAAACCGGCCGGTATGTTTGCCGGTAGGCTTGGTGCCTATCCAGCGTAATTCGCTGTTAGCGGTGTCAACCAGGTATGGGCTTCCTTTACCCTCTTTTACCGGGTGAGCCTCTGTAATGGTCGCCTTGTCAGCTTTCGGCGCCTGTTCACAGGCAGCCAGCAAGGTGATCAGCATGATAGAAAGTATATATTTCATAAACAAATTATTCCGTCAGCTTCCGGCCACTTCCCGGTTTCCTACCCATACGAACCGGCGCAGGATGAATTCCGGATTAGTGAAACTGGCATTTCCGGCAGGGTTTCCACCTGTCACATGAAAATCTGAAAATGCCGCATGTTGATTTACCCAGATGAATCCGGTAAAGTTAAAGGATACCGGTGTAAATACCCCATTCATCTCTTCGGTGATCTTTTCTTTCATCTCGGGACTGGTGGTATAGGCCGCGCAGGTGATCGCACCATGTTGTTGCGCCATTTGCCGGGCCAGCTGTATGGATTCATGGGTATCCTTTGTTTTAATCAGCAACAAAACCGGGCCAAATAATTCCTGCTCGAAGATATGTTTATCATTGCTGCTGACTTCCAGGATGGATGGCGTACAACCACGGGCATGGGTAAACTCTTCATTGATTAAAGGTTGTCCTTCAAGGATGACTTTTGCGCCCAGTTTGCCTGCATTATGTGCCCTTTCCAGGGTATTTTCGTTCTGCAGGGCGCCCAGTGTACCCGCTCCCATTTTAGGATTGTTGACGAGGCTTACAACCGCATCCTTAAATTTCTGTACTACTTCATCAAAGGAAAGTCTGCCATTGCTGGTCGTGATTCCTTCAGCAGGAATAAAGAAATTCTGCGGAGCAGTACACATCTGTCCTGAGTATAATGACACTGAGAAAGCCAGGTTCTGCATCACCGCATCGATATCTGCCACGCTGTCGATAATAACAGAGTTGACGCCTGCTTTTTCAGTGAATACGGTCTTGTTTTTCAATGCCTCCACATAGTTACCAAAGGCACTGCCGCCGGTATAGTCAATCAGCTGAATACCCGGATGCTCGCACAGGGTTTTGGTAATAAGCGCTGTTGACGTATCCGCTGCCAGCTGACAAAGGGCAGGGCTGAAGCCTTTTTCCTGTAATACCTGCTGAATTGCAGCTACTACGATGGCAATTGGCAGAATGGCTTTCGGGTGTGGTTTCACAATCACCGGATTGCCGGTTACAAGGTCGGCATAAATGCCTGGCAATGAGTTCCATACCGGGAAGGTGGAGCAGCCTATCACCAGACCGACTCCTTTCGGAATGGCCCGGAAATTCTTTTTCAGTTGAAGGGATGTTTTACCCATTGGTTTTTCCCACATCAGAGATGCCGGGTAGCGGTTGCCTTCATGATAGCCCATGGCAATTGCTTCAAGTGCCCTGTCATTGGCATGCGGACCAGAAGCCTGGAAGCTCATCATAAAGCTTTGTCCGGTCGTATGCATAGTGGCGTAGGCAATGTCGAAGAAGCGTTCTTTTACTGCTTCCAGTGTTTCCACAAGGATGTCAGCACGTACGTCTACAGTGGTATTACGCCATTGCGGCGCTGCAGCGATAGCACGGTGTACCAGTTCGTCGGGAGAGAAGATCGGGTAGGTAATGCCCAGTGCCTCCTGGGTATAAGGAGACACTTCTTCTCCTGCCCAGGAAGTTTCTCCTGTTTGCAGCAATTGCTTAAAGGGTTGCTGCAGCAGTGCTTTATAGCGGTTTTCGCCCTGCTCTGCTGCATTTTCACCATAGGCTTTGGGGTGTTCCGGGTACTGTGAATAAAAAGCCCTTTCATGATTCGCCTTTACGGCGTTCTCAATTGTGTTTTGGTGTTTGATGTTAAACATATGTGGAATTTGAGAATTGATTACCTGATTGGCTCAATCACCTCACCTCACCATCGTAAACTTGTTGTCGTTGTAATATTCATCCGCTCTTAACTTCAGTGGGTGATTACGCTGATATTGTAAAAAAGCATCGTATTCTGCCTTGTGCATGTTTGTCCAGGCTCTGTATGCCGGCTGATTGGCAACAGGACCAAACATCCACTGGTTATACGCTTCAAACATTCCCTGTTTCAGCAGGGAGCGCTGATAGTCAAAAAGTGCATATGGAAAACGCAGACCGGAAAAACTGTACCAGTCAAGCAGGAAGCGGGTACGCAGCATAATGAGCGTTTCAGGATCTATGCCTGCCATTACAACACTGATCTGTTTCCCCATGGATGCTTTGAATGCAACGGCAAAATCAGCGACTGCTTTCTTCCTGTTTTTATTTTCGTTTTCGTCTTCAATCGCTTTGTTCAGCTGTGCCGGATCGTTGTATAAAGATTTGTAGGCATCCAGCAACAGGTTTCTGACTTCGGCAGTACGTGCAGTATAACTTTCCAGGTTGACGAATATTTCCCCGTAGATGATTACCCACACGGGATTATTCATATACACATATGCTTTAATGGCATTGTAATAGTTGCTGGAGAAGTTCGGTGCTTTCTCGATACCTTTCAGATAGCTTCCCATGCCGCCTTCAAATACTTTGAGGAACATGAGCAACTGTCCGTTATCGTTATACAGTTCTCCGCTTTCCGGAAATTTACGCAATGCTTTTTCATACAGCTTCTGTGCTGTTTTCCATTCCTGGCGGGACTGATAGATGTTACCAGCGATCTGGAAGGTCTGCTCGTCTGCTTCTTTTTTGTTGAGTATGGGCTCAATGATATTTTTAGCTTTACTCATATCTCCCTGGAGGTAATATGCAAAGCCGAGCTGTTTTTTGAAGTCTATATTATCAGGTTCCTGTTGCAGTGCCTGGTTTAATACCAGGATAGCATTGGAATAATCACCATCACGTATAAAACCTGTCGCTGTTGTATATAATTCCCTGGCATCCTGTGCGGAAGCAGTTATTACAGAAGAAAATAATATAGCGGTAAATAAACCTGCTCTTAATAATGAAGCCCTCATATTCATGCCGATCAGACGTTTGCTGTAAAAATAAAGAAAAAATGTGCCAAACATTCAGTCCGGCAGACCGAATGCCTATTTCGGCGCTGTTTCCTGTGTATTAACACTATCTGTAAAAACAAACGCCCGCTGTTAGAGCGGGCGTCTGAATAATATGATGCAATGATTAAATCATCTGAGAGATAAGGCCATCGCGCAGCTTTGGTTCAAACCAGGTGCTTTTCGGAGGCATTACATTACCGCTGTCAGCGATGTCAAACAGTTGCTGGATAGTTACCGGATACAGGGCAAATGCTACTTTCATTTCACCGCTGTCCACTCTTTTTACCAGTTCCTGTAATCCGCGGATACCACCTACGAAATCAATACGTTTGTCGGTACGTTGATCTTTGATGCCCAGTATTTTATCCAGTACGTTGTTGGACAGGATCGTCACATCCAGGATACCGATCGGATCTGTGGTGTAGGTACCTTCTTTGGCAACGAGACGGTACCAGGTTCCTTCCAGGTACATGCTGAATTCATGCAGCATGGATGGCTGTTGTGGCAGGTGACCGATAGATTCTACGGTGAAATCGTATTCCAGACGGGAAAGCAGGGCTTCTTTGGTCAGACCGTTCAGGTCTTTTACCAGGCGGTTGTAATCCAGGATTACCAGCTGGCTGGCAGGGAAGATCGTCGTCAGGAAGAAATTAGCCGGATCGTCGGTACCGATCATTTGTTTTTCTTCAAATTCTTTCTGTACCAGTGATGCGGATGCCGCGCGGTGGTGACCGTCGGCGATATAAGTGTGCGGCACTTTGCTGGAAAACAGGGAAGTAATATCGTTTACAGCGCCTTCTTCATTTACTACCCATACGGTATGCTGAATACCGTCAGCAGCAGTGAAGTCGTAAGCAGGTGCATTTGCATGGATCCAATGATCGATCAGGGAGTTTACTTCCGGAACGTCGTTGTATGCCAGAAATACGTTGCCTGTTTGTGCGCGGGTTGTTTTGATATTGTTGATACGGTCCTGTTCTTTGTCAGGACGGGTAAATTCGTGCTTTTTAATAATACCCATGTTGTAATCAGATACAGAAGAAGCACACACCAGACCTGTCTGGGTGCGGCCGTTCATGATCAGACGGTAGATGTAGTAGCAAGGGGTATTGTCCTGGAACAGGGTTCCTTCTTTGATAAATTTCTGCAGGTTTTCAGCAGCTTTATCATATACAGACTGACTGTACACATCGGTACCTTCCGGAAGGTCAATTTCCGATTTGGAAACATGGTAAAACGAGTACTGGTTACCGGCAGCTTCTGCTTTTGCCTCTGCTGCGCTGAGCACATCGTAAGGGCGGGCAGCAACTTTTTCTGCAAGTTCCGGAGTAGGTCTTAATCCTCTGAAGGGTCTGATGATTGCCATGATAATAGATTGTTAGGCCGCAAAAGTAAATAATTAATTTTTCCCGTCTAAGTGATAGTCAATTAAGAATTAAGAATTAGGAATTAGGAATTAGGAATTAGGAATTAGTATAGCAAATAGTTGAATACTCAATTAATGTGACATTTTTAAAATGGGGTTTAGTATAAATAAAAATGGCGCCTCAGTTATTGAAGCGCCATTCTATTTATTTGACTTGAATAATATTTAGAATATTATCTGTGTGACAGTCTAATCAAAACAATTCCTAATTCGTAATTCCTAATTCCTAATTGAATTAGGCTTTCTTCAGGCTGAAATACTTCATGGCCTCTACCAGTACTTCCACACTTTCATATGGCAGCGCATTGTAAAGCGAAGCTCTGAAGCCACCTACGAGACGGTGCCCTTTAATACCTACGATATCTTCTTTCTTGCAGAATTTGAGGAATTCTTCTTCCAGCTCAGGTTTGTCCATGATGAACGATACATTCATACGGCTCCTGTCTTCCTTCTGAGCGGTACCACGGAACAACGGGTTCTGATCGATCTCGTTGTACAGCAGACCTGCTTTTTTCTCATTTTCTATTTCCATAGCAGCAGCGCCTCCCTGTTCTTTCAACCAGCGGAGTGTGAGCATGGAAATATAGATAGCAAATACGGGAGGGGTGTTCAACATGGAACCGTTCTCAATATGATTACGGTAATCGAGGATCGTTGGGATCTTACGTGTTACTTTACCCAATGCGCTTTTGCGGACAATTACGAGTGTAGTGCCTGCTGCTCCCATGTTTTTCTGGGCGCCCGCGTAAATGAGCGTGAATTTGTTGAAATCCAGTGAACGGCTGAGTATATCACTACTCATGTCAGCGATCAACGGAACATCTGTCTCCGGCATCTTTTGCCACTGCGTACCATAAATGGTATTGTTAGTGGTAATGTGCAGGTAGGTAGATTTTGGGGAGACGCTGAACTGTTTAGGAATGTGGTTATAGTTGCTGTCTTTTGAACTGCCAGCTACGTCCACGAAACCGTACTGTTTCGCTTCTTTTATTGCCTTATTGCTCCAAACACCGGTATCAATATAAGATGCCGTGCCGTCGTTTTCGAGGAGGTTCAACGGTATCTGCATGAATTGCGTTGTCGCACCTCCATGAAGATAGAGAACTTCGAAATCGTCTTCGAGTTGCATCAACTCTTTAACAAGATCCCGTGCTTCGTCCAATACAGCTTGAAACAATGGTGTTCTATGCCCTATTTCCAAAATAGACATTCCTGAACCTTCAAAGTCAATCAAAGCTTTACTGGCCTTGTACAGCACCTCATTCGGCAATATGGAAGGCCCTGCGTTAAAATTGTGCACCTTCATAGGTCGTTCTAAGTTAAATAAATTGTTTGCTTGTTCCACTTTGTTTGGTTTTGTCAGAGGAATGGAAAAAAAAGTATGGCATTTCACATTGATGCTGAACGCGTGTAGGATAAGGCTAAAAAGATAGTACTAACAAAGATAATTTATATTTTTTTAAAATCGAAATTAATTGGAAGCCTGTTTCAGGCTTCCTGCCGGCCTATCATGCGCTCAGGTGTGGGATGAACGGGATCTTGTGTACGGCTACCTTTTTTGAGGTTATTCAGCACCGGCATTCCTGCATTAATCCAGGCGGTATACCAGTAGTTGGCTGTAGCTGAGATTGCGGCGCTCATTCTACGTTCTATCATGTCTCCTAATGCGCCATG contains the following coding sequences:
- a CDS encoding YceI family protein, whose product is MKYILSIMLITLLAACEQAPKADKATITEAHPVKEGKGSPYLVDTANSELRWIGTKPTGKHTGRFTLQEGKLLVKDTAITGGNIIIRMNSLENIDLSKSDTSLKRKLEDELKGPLFFDVVNFPVATFEITNVSDFTPSVGNEVLMKNANYTVQGNLTIKNITKNISFPAIIRFENGTITAMANFNIDRTLWGMTYRADKSMQDKLINSAVNLEFRITAAK
- the paaN gene encoding phenylacetic acid degradation protein PaaN codes for the protein MFNIKHQNTIENAVKANHERAFYSQYPEHPKAYGENAAEQGENRYKALLQQPFKQLLQTGETSWAGEEVSPYTQEALGITYPIFSPDELVHRAIAAAPQWRNTTVDVRADILVETLEAVKERFFDIAYATMHTTGQSFMMSFQASGPHANDRALEAIAMGYHEGNRYPASLMWEKPMGKTSLQLKKNFRAIPKGVGLVIGCSTFPVWNSLPGIYADLVTGNPVIVKPHPKAILPIAIVVAAIQQVLQEKGFSPALCQLAADTSTALITKTLCEHPGIQLIDYTGGSAFGNYVEALKNKTVFTEKAGVNSVIIDSVADIDAVMQNLAFSVSLYSGQMCTAPQNFFIPAEGITTSNGRLSFDEVVQKFKDAVVSLVNNPKMGAGTLGALQNENTLERAHNAGKLGAKVILEGQPLINEEFTHARGCTPSILEVSSNDKHIFEQELFGPVLLLIKTKDTHESIQLARQMAQQHGAITCAAYTTSPEMKEKITEEMNGVFTPVSFNFTGFIWVNQHAAFSDFHVTGGNPAGNASFTNPEFILRRFVWVGNREVAGS
- a CDS encoding tetratricopeptide repeat protein — its product is MNMRASLLRAGLFTAILFSSVITASAQDARELYTTATGFIRDGDYSNAILVLNQALQQEPDNIDFKKQLGFAYYLQGDMSKAKNIIEPILNKKEADEQTFQIAGNIYQSRQEWKTAQKLYEKALRKFPESGELYNDNGQLLMFLKVFEGGMGSYLKGIEKAPNFSSNYYNAIKAYVYMNNPVWVIIYGEIFVNLESYTARTAEVRNLLLDAYKSLYNDPAQLNKAIEDENENKNRKKAVADFAVAFKASMGKQISVVMAGIDPETLIMLRTRFLLDWYSFSGLRFPYALFDYQRSLLKQGMFEAYNQWMFGPVANQPAYRAWTNMHKAEYDAFLQYQRNHPLKLRADEYYNDNKFTMVR
- a CDS encoding DUF1015 domain-containing protein, giving the protein MAIIRPFRGLRPTPELAEKVAARPYDVLSAAEAKAEAAGNQYSFYHVSKSEIDLPEGTDVYSQSVYDKAAENLQKFIKEGTLFQDNTPCYYIYRLIMNGRTQTGLVCASSVSDYNMGIIKKHEFTRPDKEQDRINNIKTTRAQTGNVFLAYNDVPEVNSLIDHWIHANAPAYDFTAADGIQHTVWVVNEEGAVNDITSLFSSKVPHTYIADGHHRAASASLVQKEFEEKQMIGTDDPANFFLTTIFPASQLVILDYNRLVKDLNGLTKEALLSRLEYDFTVESIGHLPQQPSMLHEFSMYLEGTWYRLVAKEGTYTTDPIGILDVTILSNNVLDKILGIKDQRTDKRIDFVGGIRGLQELVKRVDSGEMKVAFALYPVTIQQLFDIADSGNVMPPKSTWFEPKLRDGLISQMI
- the serC gene encoding 3-phosphoserine/phosphohydroxythreonine transaminase, which produces MKVHNFNAGPSILPNEVLYKASKALIDFEGSGMSILEIGHRTPLFQAVLDEARDLVKELMQLEDDFEVLYLHGGATTQFMQIPLNLLENDGTASYIDTGVWSNKAIKEAKQYGFVDVAGSSKDSNYNHIPKQFSVSPKSTYLHITTNNTIYGTQWQKMPETDVPLIADMSSDILSRSLDFNKFTLIYAGAQKNMGAAGTTLVIVRKSALGKVTRKIPTILDYRNHIENGSMLNTPPVFAIYISMLTLRWLKEQGGAAAMEIENEKKAGLLYNEIDQNPLFRGTAQKEDRSRMNVSFIMDKPELEEEFLKFCKKEDIVGIKGHRLVGGFRASLYNALPYESVEVLVEAMKYFSLKKA